Proteins from a genomic interval of Prevotella sp. E13-27:
- a CDS encoding MBL fold metallo-hydrolase yields MLNFISFGSGSSGNCYFIYTEKEGLLIDVGVGIRTLKKNFKDYGLSLTQIHHVFITHDHADHIKSVGSISHDYHLPIYATEAVHEGIDRNYCVARKITSQLRRYVVPGESINLDDVFKVTPFAVPHDSSENVGYFVEHDDKNICIITDAGMVTEEMKSFISKAQYLVIEANHDIEMLQQGPYPQHLKERILSGTGHLSNNACGEALANNMSEKLKHVWLCHLSEENNHPELARKTVETILRSYGIVVGKDLELEVLKRTNPTGLFEL; encoded by the coding sequence ATGCTGAATTTTATATCGTTTGGTAGCGGAAGCAGTGGCAACTGTTACTTTATATATACAGAAAAAGAAGGACTGCTCATAGACGTTGGAGTTGGAATCAGGACTCTGAAGAAAAACTTCAAAGACTATGGACTCAGCCTTACGCAGATTCATCATGTGTTCATTACACATGATCATGCAGACCATATAAAGTCCGTAGGAAGTATCAGTCACGACTATCATCTGCCCATCTATGCCACTGAAGCTGTTCACGAGGGAATAGACCGTAACTATTGCGTTGCGAGGAAGATTACGTCACAATTGCGCAGATATGTCGTGCCAGGTGAAAGCATCAACCTTGATGATGTCTTCAAGGTCACTCCATTTGCTGTGCCACATGACAGTAGCGAGAATGTGGGCTACTTCGTGGAACATGATGACAAGAATATCTGCATAATTACTGATGCCGGTATGGTGACAGAAGAGATGAAGTCATTCATCTCCAAAGCCCAATATCTTGTGATAGAAGCCAACCACGATATTGAGATGCTACAACAAGGACCATATCCACAGCATCTGAAAGAACGAATACTTAGCGGAACTGGACATCTCAGCAACAATGCCTGTGGTGAAGCACTTGCAAACAACATGAGTGAGAAGCTGAAACACGTGTGGCTCTGCCATCTGTCGGAGGAAAATAATCATCCCGAACTGGCACGCAAGACAGTAGAGACAATACTGCGCTCCTATGGTATCGTGGTGGGGAAAGATCTTGAGCTGGAAGTTCTGAAAAGAACAAACCCCACGGGTTTATTCGAGCTTTAA
- a CDS encoding BamA/TamA family outer membrane protein, whose translation MDKLHNNKGMLSTSWIMMLIAPIMMLMNSCSTTRYVPDDKYLLSTVKVRLAPSAEADVSLGQLRSYVRQNPNSRLFSLAKTSLATYSLSGRDTTRWINRFIKSIGEPPVIFDSMQMVRSSADLRQALCNEGYMQSEVIADVQYRGKKAHVTYWLQPGKAYYVRRLRYEIGDSRIDSLLKVNGDSAKRMLNANMRFDLAKLDAERKRLTSFLNNNGYYRFHKEYISYLADTLAGSTDIDLTLRLAAMKRDNLPDTLHSCYTIGKISYNAGGANTVYQLPLRRSVLEECTHFTANQPYSAARLQRTYNHFGRMQAVKYTNISLRQQADTTILDCDIQLQGNKPSTISVQPEGTNTAGDLGAALSVTYQNRNMFRGSEVFSVELRGAYEAIKELEGYSNQNFIEYSVEARLSYPRFMLPFISDRIRREVNATSELALLYDMQDRPEFHRRVLSASWRYKWSFPYRHDRYQLDLLDLNYVFMPWISNTFRKEYLESENSRNAILRYNYEDLFITKIGIGYSYANRNIAFKTNLETSGNLLSLGAEMFDAGKNSEGQYTLFNIAFAQYVKADFDLSRSFMIDSNNQLVLHMGFGIAYPYGNSNVLPFEKRYFSGGANSVRGWSVRGLGPGKYTENDGRINFINQTGDMKLDLNAEYRTHLFWKLGGAFFIDAGNIWTLRDYKGQPGGQFRFNEFLSQLAASYGLGIRFNFDYFILRFDLGMKAVNPAYEPDTDEHYPLLHPKFSRDAAFHFAVGLPF comes from the coding sequence ATGGATAAACTGCATAATAATAAAGGAATGCTGTCAACATCATGGATTATGATGCTGATAGCTCCCATTATGATGCTGATGAATTCCTGTTCTACGACGCGCTATGTTCCAGATGACAAATACCTGCTTAGCACTGTTAAGGTAAGACTGGCCCCTTCGGCAGAAGCTGATGTCAGCTTGGGACAATTGCGCAGCTATGTGCGACAGAATCCCAACTCACGCCTGTTCTCGTTGGCGAAGACATCTCTTGCCACATATTCTTTGTCAGGAAGAGACACTACACGTTGGATAAACCGTTTTATAAAGTCTATAGGTGAGCCGCCTGTGATATTTGACAGTATGCAGATGGTTCGTTCGAGTGCAGACCTTCGTCAGGCTCTGTGTAACGAGGGCTATATGCAGTCAGAGGTGATAGCCGATGTGCAGTATCGTGGTAAGAAGGCACATGTGACCTATTGGCTTCAGCCTGGAAAAGCATATTATGTCCGTAGGTTGAGATACGAGATTGGCGACAGTCGTATTGACTCGCTGTTGAAAGTTAACGGCGATAGCGCTAAACGTATGCTGAATGCTAATATGAGGTTTGACTTGGCGAAACTCGATGCTGAGCGCAAGCGACTGACAAGCTTTCTTAACAACAATGGCTATTATCGATTCCACAAAGAATATATAAGCTATCTGGCAGACACTCTGGCTGGCTCAACGGATATCGACCTTACGCTGCGCCTTGCAGCAATGAAGCGTGACAACCTTCCTGACACTCTGCATTCTTGCTATACAATAGGAAAGATTAGCTATAATGCTGGTGGTGCCAATACTGTATATCAGCTGCCTCTCAGACGAAGCGTTCTTGAAGAGTGTACACATTTCACAGCCAATCAGCCGTATTCAGCAGCACGTTTGCAACGCACATATAACCACTTCGGCAGGATGCAGGCTGTGAAATACACTAACATTTCACTCAGACAACAGGCCGATACGACTATTCTTGATTGTGACATTCAACTACAGGGCAACAAACCATCTACAATAAGTGTGCAGCCTGAAGGAACAAACACAGCAGGTGACCTGGGAGCAGCTCTGTCTGTGACCTATCAGAATCGTAACATGTTTCGTGGTAGCGAGGTGTTCAGCGTTGAGTTGCGTGGCGCCTATGAGGCCATAAAGGAGCTGGAAGGCTACTCAAACCAGAACTTCATAGAATACTCTGTTGAAGCACGACTCAGCTATCCGCGCTTCATGTTGCCTTTCATCTCTGATAGAATACGACGCGAGGTGAATGCCACAAGCGAGCTGGCATTGCTATATGACATGCAAGACCGACCAGAATTCCACCGTCGTGTGCTCTCTGCATCATGGAGGTATAAGTGGTCGTTCCCTTATCGTCATGATCGTTATCAGCTTGATCTCCTTGACCTGAACTATGTCTTCATGCCTTGGATTTCAAATACTTTCAGAAAGGAATATCTGGAGAGCGAAAACTCGCGTAACGCCATTCTCCGCTATAACTATGAAGACCTGTTCATCACTAAGATAGGCATAGGCTATTCCTATGCCAACAGAAACATTGCGTTTAAGACAAACCTTGAAACATCGGGCAACCTGCTGTCACTTGGAGCCGAGATGTTTGATGCAGGTAAAAACAGCGAAGGACAATATACCTTATTTAATATTGCGTTTGCTCAATATGTAAAGGCTGATTTTGATCTGTCACGCTCTTTCATGATTGACAGCAACAACCAGCTTGTGCTTCATATGGGATTCGGCATAGCCTATCCTTATGGAAACAGCAATGTGCTGCCTTTTGAAAAGCGCTATTTCTCGGGTGGCGCAAACAGCGTCAGAGGATGGAGCGTCAGAGGACTGGGACCTGGTAAATATACAGAAAATGACGGACGTATAAACTTCATCAATCAGACTGGTGACATGAAGCTAGACTTGAATGCAGAATATCGCACACATCTGTTCTGGAAACTTGGAGGCGCCTTCTTCATCGATGCAGGCAATATCTGGACACTACGCGACTATAAAGGTCAACCTGGCGGACAGTTCCGTTTCAATGAATTTCTGTCACAGCTGGCTGCAAGCTACGGTCTTGGCATACGCTTCAACTTTGACTATTTCATTCTGCGTTTTGACCTTGGTATGAAGGCTGTTAATCCTGCATACGAACCTGATACAGATGAACACTATCCGCTGTTGCATCCGAAATTCAGCCGCGATGCAGCTTTCCACTTCGCAGTGGGACTGCCTTTCTAA
- a CDS encoding TrmH family RNA methyltransferase, translating to MLSKNQLRQVKLLEQKKHRQQSGLFVAEGPKVVGDLLRCGFKPQTVFATAAYENPFGIDCIEVTPDELRKLSFLQHPQYVLATFCMPKTSEVTEPRGLCLALDGVQDPGNLGTIIRIADWFGIDTIYCSQDTADAWNPKVVQATMGSIARVNIIYTKLTDLLGQTSLPVYGTLLDGEDLYSKNLAEEGIIVMGNEGNGISAEVRQLVTERLLIPCYRKGDTAESLNVAIATAITCAEFRRRK from the coding sequence ATGCTAAGTAAGAACCAGTTACGCCAAGTAAAACTGCTGGAACAGAAGAAACACAGGCAGCAGAGCGGACTCTTCGTAGCAGAAGGTCCAAAGGTGGTGGGCGATCTGTTGCGTTGTGGCTTTAAGCCTCAGACGGTCTTTGCCACAGCCGCCTATGAGAATCCGTTTGGAATAGATTGTATTGAGGTTACTCCTGATGAATTGCGAAAACTGAGCTTCCTGCAGCATCCTCAATATGTGCTTGCTACTTTCTGTATGCCAAAAACAAGTGAGGTGACAGAACCTCGCGGACTGTGTCTCGCTCTTGACGGAGTGCAGGACCCAGGCAATCTGGGAACGATAATACGTATTGCTGACTGGTTTGGAATAGATACCATCTATTGTTCGCAGGATACTGCCGATGCTTGGAATCCGAAAGTGGTTCAGGCCACAATGGGAAGCATAGCTCGCGTGAACATTATATATACCAAGCTCACGGATCTGTTAGGCCAAACATCGCTGCCTGTATATGGAACATTGCTCGACGGCGAAGACCTTTATAGCAAGAACCTTGCCGAGGAAGGCATTATTGTAATGGGTAACGAGGGAAACGGCATTTCAGCAGAAGTGAGACAATTGGTGACGGAGAGACTCCTCATACCTTGCTATCGCAAGGGTGATACGGCTGAAAGCCTGAATGTGGCTATTGCAACTGCTATAACCTGCGCAGAGTTCAGACGACGCAAATAA
- the tsf gene encoding translation elongation factor Ts, producing MAISIDDIKKLRAMTGAGLADVKKALTEAEGDFDRAKELLRERGLAIAAKRSDRETSNGCVLTKVENGFGAILALKCETDFVANGADFIALTQSILDAAVAAKCKTLDEVNNLVVNGMKASEAVTQRSGITGEKMELDGYQTLEGANIEVYDHMGKHTLCTMVQTTKENQEAGHKLAMQVAAMKPVALDAEHVEQKVLDEEYKTAVEKTKLEQVEKFVEMKLKKAGINPNLVDSEDHIESNMSKGWLTQEQADEARKVIAAAKVEGEAQLKPVMIENIAKGRVQKFLKENCLVDQEFQFGDGDKATVSQWLAQQDKELKIADFRRFTLAAE from the coding sequence ATGGCAATTTCAATTGACGATATCAAAAAGCTTCGCGCTATGACTGGCGCAGGTCTGGCTGACGTAAAGAAGGCTCTGACTGAGGCTGAGGGTGATTTCGACCGTGCTAAGGAGCTGCTTCGCGAGCGTGGACTGGCTATCGCTGCTAAGCGTAGCGATCGTGAGACTTCTAACGGTTGCGTGCTCACAAAGGTTGAGAACGGTTTTGGTGCAATCCTCGCCCTGAAGTGTGAGACCGACTTCGTGGCTAACGGTGCTGACTTCATTGCTCTGACACAGAGCATCCTCGACGCTGCTGTTGCTGCAAAGTGCAAGACTCTCGATGAGGTTAACAATCTTGTTGTTAACGGCATGAAGGCTTCTGAGGCTGTTACACAGCGTTCAGGTATCACTGGTGAGAAGATGGAGCTCGATGGCTACCAGACTCTCGAGGGCGCAAACATTGAAGTTTACGACCACATGGGTAAGCACACTCTCTGCACAATGGTTCAGACCACAAAGGAGAACCAGGAGGCTGGTCACAAGCTTGCTATGCAGGTAGCTGCCATGAAGCCAGTAGCTCTTGACGCAGAGCACGTAGAGCAGAAGGTTCTCGACGAGGAGTACAAGACTGCAGTTGAGAAGACAAAGCTCGAGCAGGTTGAGAAGTTCGTTGAGATGAAGCTTAAGAAGGCTGGTATCAACCCCAACCTCGTGGATAGCGAAGACCACATTGAGAGCAACATGTCTAAGGGCTGGCTCACACAGGAGCAGGCTGACGAGGCTCGCAAGGTTATCGCTGCTGCTAAGGTAGAGGGCGAGGCTCAGCTGAAGCCAGTAATGATCGAGAACATCGCTAAGGGTCGCGTACAGAAGTTCTTGAAGGAGAACTGCCTCGTTGACCAGGAGTTCCAGTTCGGCGACGGCGACAAGGCTACTGTTTCTCAGTGGCTCGCTCAGCAGGACAAGGAACTGAAGATTGCTGACTTCCGTCGCTTCACTCTTGCTGCAGAGTAA
- the rpsB gene encoding 30S ribosomal protein S2 — MARTNFDMLLQAGCHFGHLKRKWNPAMAPYIYTERNGIHIIDLHKTVVKIDDAAEALKAIARQGKKILFVGTKKQTKEVIADKATSVNMPYVIERWPGGMLTNFPTIRKAVKKMANIDKLMNDGTFSNLSKRELLQITRQRAKLEKNLGSIADLTRLPSALFVVDVMKENIAVREANRLGIPVFGIVDTNSDPKNVDFIIPANDDAKDSVEVILNACCAAIAEGLEERKAEKADEKAAEAQAEAESEEAAPKRTRRARKEEATEAPAAEEEAPAAE, encoded by the coding sequence ATGGCAAGAACAAATTTTGATATGCTGCTCCAGGCTGGATGCCACTTTGGTCACCTGAAGCGTAAGTGGAACCCCGCCATGGCTCCATACATCTATACCGAGCGTAACGGTATTCACATCATTGACCTCCACAAGACAGTCGTTAAGATTGACGATGCTGCAGAGGCATTGAAGGCCATTGCCCGTCAGGGTAAGAAAATCCTCTTCGTAGGTACTAAAAAACAGACTAAAGAAGTCATCGCCGACAAGGCTACAAGCGTGAACATGCCTTATGTTATCGAGCGTTGGCCTGGTGGTATGCTCACCAACTTCCCAACCATCCGCAAGGCTGTGAAGAAGATGGCAAACATCGACAAACTGATGAACGACGGCACATTCAGCAACCTGTCAAAGCGTGAGCTCCTGCAGATTACACGTCAGCGCGCTAAGCTTGAGAAGAACCTCGGTTCTATCGCTGACCTGACACGTCTGCCAAGCGCTCTGTTCGTTGTTGACGTGATGAAGGAGAACATCGCCGTTCGTGAGGCTAACCGTCTGGGTATCCCCGTGTTCGGTATCGTTGATACAAACAGCGATCCTAAGAACGTTGACTTCATCATCCCTGCAAACGATGACGCTAAGGACAGCGTTGAGGTAATCCTCAATGCATGCTGCGCTGCTATCGCAGAGGGTCTCGAGGAGCGCAAGGCTGAAAAGGCTGACGAGAAGGCTGCTGAGGCACAGGCTGAGGCAGAGTCTGAAGAGGCAGCTCCAAAGCGCACACGTCGTGCTCGCAAGGAGGAGGCTACAGAGGCTCCTGCTGCTGAGGAAGAGGCACCAGCTGCTGAGTAA
- the rpsI gene encoding 30S ribosomal protein S9, producing the protein MEVINATGRRKSSVARVYLSEGTGKITINKKDITEYFPSAILQYVVKQPLQLLEVAEKYDINANLDGGGFTGQSQALRMAIARALVKLNADDKKALKVQGFLTRDSREVERKKPGRPKARRRFQFSKR; encoded by the coding sequence ATGGAAGTAATTAACGCAACAGGTCGTCGTAAGAGCTCTGTAGCTCGTGTTTATTTGTCGGAAGGTACTGGCAAAATTACGATCAACAAGAAGGATATTACAGAATATTTCCCCTCAGCTATCCTGCAGTATGTTGTTAAGCAGCCTCTGCAGCTCTTGGAAGTAGCTGAAAAGTACGACATCAATGCCAACCTCGATGGTGGTGGCTTCACAGGTCAGAGCCAGGCTCTGCGTATGGCTATCGCACGTGCTCTTGTTAAGCTGAACGCTGATGACAAGAAGGCACTCAAGGTTCAGGGCTTCCTTACACGTGACAGCCGTGAGGTAGAGCGTAAGAAGCCAGGTCGTCCAAAGGCACGTCGTCGCTTCCAGTTCAGTAAGCGTTAA
- the rplM gene encoding 50S ribosomal protein L13, whose amino-acid sequence MNTLSYKTVSANKETVKKEWVVIDATDQVVGRLASKVAKLIRGKYKPSFTPNVDCGDNVIIINAAKVVFTGKKETDKVYTRYTGYPGGQRFNTPAELRKKKDGVDKMLRHAVKGMLPKGPLGRALLNNLYIYEGTEHNHEAQKPQAIDINQYK is encoded by the coding sequence ATGAACACTTTAAGTTACAAGACAGTCTCAGCTAACAAGGAGACAGTCAAGAAGGAGTGGGTGGTAATCGACGCTACCGATCAGGTGGTAGGTCGCCTCGCTTCTAAAGTCGCTAAGTTGATTCGTGGTAAGTACAAGCCAAGTTTCACTCCTAATGTTGATTGCGGCGACAATGTTATTATTATTAATGCTGCCAAGGTTGTTTTCACCGGTAAGAAGGAAACCGATAAGGTTTACACCCGTTATACTGGCTATCCTGGTGGTCAGCGCTTCAACACACCTGCTGAGCTTCGCAAGAAGAAGGATGGTGTTGACAAGATGCTCCGTCACGCTGTGAAGGGTATGCTGCCAAAGGGTCCCCTCGGACGCGCACTGCTCAACAACCTCTATATCTATGAGGGCACAGAGCACAATCATGAGGCTCAGAAGCCACAGGCTATTGATATTAACCAGTATAAATAA
- a CDS encoding sodium-translocating pyrophosphatase encodes MNIPSVFWLVPVASIVALGMAFFFFRQMMKEDEGTPRMCEIAAHVRRGAMAYLKQQYKVVTMVFIVLAVVFAFMAYVLHVQNPWVPFAFLTGGLFSGLAGFFGMKTATYASGRTANGARKGLNQGLRIAFRSGAVMGLVVVGLGLLDIAIWFLILSSVYTEGSIALITITTTMLTFGMGASTQALFARVGGGIYTKAADVGADLVGKVEQDIPEDDPRNPATIADNVGDNVGDVAGMGADLYESYCGSILSTAALGATAFAMNGDMQLKAVIAPMIIASVGIFLSLIGIFLVRTKDGATMRDLLKSLALGTNVSAVLIAVATFVILYLLGLDNWLGTSFSVITGLCAGVIIGQGTEYYTSHSYKPTQDIAAASETGAATVIIKGIGTGMISTMIPVVTISVAIMLSYLCANGFNLDMSAESLSRGLYGIGIAAVGMLSTLGITLATDAYGPIADNAGGNAEMSELEPEVRQRTDALDALGNTTAATGKGFAIGSAALTALALLASYIEEVKIAMERANITLTNLKGEIISATDATIPDFMNFFQVNLMNPKVLVGAFIGGMAAFLFCGLTMGAVGRAAQSMVEEVRRQFREIKGILEGTGTPDYGRCVEISTRSAQKEMIFPSLLAIIIPIIVGCVLGVAGVMGLLVGGLTAGFTLAVFMANAGGAWDNAKKMVEEGNFGGKGSDCHKATVVGDTVGDPFKDTSGPSLNILIKLMSMVSIVMAGLTIAFL; translated from the coding sequence ATGAATATTCCTTCCGTTTTTTGGTTAGTGCCAGTGGCAAGTATCGTTGCCCTTGGTATGGCGTTCTTCTTCTTCCGCCAGATGATGAAAGAAGACGAGGGCACACCTCGAATGTGTGAGATAGCAGCCCATGTGCGTCGTGGTGCTATGGCCTATCTTAAGCAGCAGTACAAGGTTGTGACGATGGTCTTTATCGTCCTTGCCGTAGTGTTCGCCTTCATGGCCTATGTGCTTCATGTGCAGAATCCATGGGTACCGTTTGCCTTCCTCACAGGCGGACTTTTTAGCGGACTGGCAGGCTTCTTCGGCATGAAGACCGCCACCTATGCTTCTGGACGTACTGCCAATGGTGCCCGCAAGGGTCTCAACCAGGGACTTCGCATCGCGTTCCGCTCAGGAGCTGTCATGGGCCTTGTTGTCGTGGGTCTCGGTCTTCTCGACATAGCTATCTGGTTTCTAATACTCAGCAGCGTCTATACTGAGGGAAGCATAGCCCTTATCACTATAACCACCACCATGCTTACCTTTGGCATGGGTGCCTCTACACAGGCGCTGTTTGCTCGTGTAGGTGGCGGTATCTACACTAAGGCAGCCGATGTTGGTGCCGACCTTGTGGGAAAGGTTGAACAGGATATTCCTGAAGACGATCCTCGCAACCCCGCTACCATTGCCGACAATGTGGGCGATAATGTGGGTGATGTAGCAGGCATGGGTGCCGACCTCTATGAGAGCTATTGTGGCTCCATACTCTCTACTGCAGCCCTTGGCGCTACGGCCTTTGCCATGAATGGCGACATGCAGCTCAAGGCTGTCATAGCCCCCATGATTATTGCCTCTGTGGGCATCTTCCTCTCGCTGATAGGCATCTTCCTCGTCCGCACCAAGGACGGAGCAACTATGCGCGACCTGCTAAAGTCGCTGGCCTTGGGAACAAACGTTTCTGCTGTACTCATTGCTGTTGCCACGTTTGTCATTCTCTATCTTTTGGGACTCGACAACTGGCTTGGCACATCATTCTCAGTCATCACAGGTCTCTGTGCAGGCGTCATCATTGGTCAGGGCACAGAGTATTACACTTCTCATTCCTATAAGCCTACGCAGGACATCGCTGCTGCTTCAGAGACAGGTGCTGCCACCGTTATAATAAAAGGTATAGGTACAGGCATGATATCTACCATGATACCCGTTGTCACCATCTCTGTTGCCATAATGCTCAGCTATCTCTGTGCCAATGGCTTCAACCTCGACATGTCGGCTGAGTCGCTCTCTCGCGGTCTCTACGGCATTGGCATTGCTGCTGTGGGCATGCTCTCCACGCTTGGCATAACTCTTGCCACTGATGCCTATGGACCTATTGCTGACAATGCCGGAGGTAATGCTGAGATGAGCGAGCTCGAGCCAGAAGTACGCCAGCGTACCGATGCTCTTGATGCCCTTGGTAACACCACCGCTGCTACCGGCAAGGGCTTTGCCATTGGCTCAGCAGCTCTCACAGCCCTCGCCCTTCTGGCATCATATATTGAAGAGGTGAAGATTGCTATGGAACGTGCCAACATCACCCTCACTAATCTCAAGGGTGAAATCATTAGCGCTACCGATGCCACCATTCCCGACTTCATGAACTTCTTCCAGGTGAACCTCATGAACCCGAAGGTTCTCGTTGGCGCCTTCATAGGAGGCATGGCTGCCTTCCTGTTCTGTGGTTTGACCATGGGAGCTGTGGGTCGTGCAGCTCAGTCTATGGTTGAGGAAGTGCGCCGTCAGTTCCGCGAGATTAAAGGCATACTTGAGGGAACAGGCACTCCCGACTATGGTCGTTGCGTGGAAATCTCCACTCGCTCGGCTCAGAAAGAGATGATTTTCCCATCGCTCCTGGCAATAATCATTCCTATCATCGTGGGCTGTGTTCTTGGTGTCGCTGGTGTCATGGGACTCCTTGTCGGTGGCCTTACTGCAGGCTTCACACTTGCTGTCTTCATGGCCAATGCCGGTGGCGCGTGGGACAATGCCAAGAAGATGGTGGAGGAGGGCAACTTCGGTGGCAAGGGCTCCGATTGTCATAAGGCTACTGTCGTGGGCGATACCGTTGGCGATCCTTTCAAGGACACGAGTGGTCCGTCTCTGAACATCCTCATCAAGCTCATGTCTATGGTGTCCATTGTTATGGCTGGCCTCACCATTGCATTTTTGTAA
- a CDS encoding sensor histidine kinase, with protein sequence MQARFIKYISFTLFLIAAVSSCTDKERQTIVKQNQADSLINAAYKQYDYERLLQLADQLDSTNEISEMKANYWRGYAYSRERKMHLAENYWQKAISLDIKNREDLEYYSKSANRLASVLLLRGEYESTMKVAVPAMNKLVEKGYDSNCDFAYLLLSVGCCQLKLNTSNEAAKSFHDAYSKYLEVIKYEPSSSNVTSAVVGVITIADNYLFQHYYQEAYDWTSHLEELLHEYSNLPDPNQSYLDKQTARLYLYRAWAMEGLGNKADAKLNYEKALLTDYANTGDGKLEAINYLTSAGRWVDAARNYESLDAQMNKFNIHPTVENIQRYYLPKYRANINANRLDTANAVARAICERLDSSIISMQRDEALEMATIYNTQQKETEIMQQKADMERQQFLAAIVLMVLVLFGFSLFIFFRHKAAMRLEIAYKKLEEANERTKESSRMKTSFIQQISHEIRTPLNILSGFTQVITTSNADLDEDTRKDINKQILENTNRITELVNKMLELSDANSKTVIERNDDVLALQIAAQAASNFPPCEEYKIPIELEVGEGSDTLMLHTNEQAATRAIVLMLDNAERFTKEGTIRLKVEKLEGKVQFVIEDTGIGIPANEAEHIFEEFVQLNEYEIGTGIGLTVARSFCRRLGGDIVLDTSYTAGARFLMTLPLGEASS encoded by the coding sequence ATGCAAGCACGATTCATTAAATATATATCGTTTACATTGTTCCTTATCGCAGCTGTTTCATCATGTACAGATAAAGAACGTCAGACCATAGTCAAACAGAACCAAGCCGATAGTCTTATAAATGCAGCCTATAAACAGTATGACTATGAAAGGTTGCTCCAGTTGGCAGACCAGTTGGACTCAACAAATGAAATATCTGAGATGAAAGCCAACTATTGGCGAGGCTATGCATACTCTCGTGAGCGTAAGATGCACCTGGCCGAGAACTACTGGCAGAAAGCCATTTCTCTTGACATAAAGAACCGCGAAGACCTTGAATACTACTCTAAGTCTGCCAACAGACTTGCCAGTGTGCTTCTGCTACGTGGTGAATATGAGTCAACTATGAAGGTTGCTGTGCCTGCAATGAATAAGCTTGTGGAAAAGGGCTACGATAGCAATTGCGACTTTGCCTACTTGTTACTCTCTGTGGGATGCTGTCAGCTTAAACTGAACACCTCCAATGAAGCAGCCAAGAGCTTTCATGATGCCTATAGCAAATATCTTGAAGTAATAAAATACGAGCCGTCATCATCAAATGTGACAAGTGCTGTAGTAGGTGTAATCACGATTGCAGATAACTATCTTTTCCAGCATTATTATCAGGAAGCCTATGACTGGACAAGTCATCTCGAAGAACTCCTTCACGAATATAGCAATCTTCCTGATCCCAACCAGAGCTATCTTGACAAGCAGACAGCTCGCCTTTACCTTTATCGTGCCTGGGCAATGGAAGGTCTTGGTAATAAGGCTGACGCAAAGCTTAACTATGAAAAAGCCTTGCTGACTGACTATGCAAACACTGGTGATGGAAAACTCGAAGCCATCAACTATCTCACTTCTGCCGGACGCTGGGTTGATGCAGCTCGTAACTATGAGTCACTTGATGCACAAATGAATAAGTTCAATATTCACCCTACAGTAGAGAATATCCAACGTTACTACTTGCCAAAGTATCGTGCCAATATCAACGCCAATCGTCTTGATACTGCCAATGCTGTAGCAAGAGCTATTTGCGAGCGCCTCGACTCATCAATAATCAGCATGCAGCGTGATGAGGCGTTGGAGATGGCAACGATATACAACACTCAGCAGAAAGAGACAGAGATTATGCAGCAGAAGGCCGATATGGAGCGTCAGCAGTTCTTGGCAGCCATTGTGCTGATGGTGCTTGTGCTGTTTGGATTCAGCCTGTTCATTTTCTTCCGACACAAGGCAGCCATGCGTCTTGAAATAGCTTATAAGAAACTTGAGGAGGCCAATGAGCGCACCAAGGAGTCATCGCGCATGAAGACGTCGTTCATACAGCAGATATCACATGAGATTCGCACTCCTCTTAACATCCTGTCGGGCTTCACCCAGGTTATCACCACATCGAATGCTGATCTCGACGAAGATACTCGCAAAGACATCAACAAGCAGATACTTGAGAATACAAATCGCATTACCGAGCTTGTTAACAAGATGCTTGAGCTTAGCGATGCAAACAGCAAGACGGTCATTGAGCGTAACGATGACGTGCTTGCACTTCAGATAGCTGCCCAGGCTGCGTCAAACTTCCCTCCATGCGAGGAGTATAAGATACCCATTGAGCTTGAGGTAGGCGAGGGGAGTGATACTCTGATGCTCCACACTAATGAGCAGGCAGCCACTCGCGCCATCGTCTTGATGCTCGACAATGCTGAACGTTTCACTAAGGAAGGAACAATCCGCCTGAAGGTGGAAAAGCTTGAAGGCAAGGTTCAGTTTGTAATAGAGGATACCGGCATTGGCATACCTGCCAACGAGGCTGAACACATATTTGAAGAGTTCGTTCAGCTCAACGAATACGAAATTGGTACCGGCATCGGACTGACTGTAGCTCGCAGCTTCTGTCGCCGACTGGGAGGTGACATTGTTCTCGACACCAGCTATACTGCAGGTGCACGTTTCCTCATGACCTTGCCTTTAGGCGAAGCTTCAAGCTGA